In Rhineura floridana isolate rRhiFlo1 chromosome 6, rRhiFlo1.hap2, whole genome shotgun sequence, one genomic interval encodes:
- the TMEM61 gene encoding transmembrane protein 61 produces the protein MATIYLRHGVTITGAILLVTGTLCFAWWSDGEMGATTSSSERKIMLHGEAGPVTSSSSSNAVLRSISFFCCGIGGVLLLFGLLWSANAGIVSRHYQYHFSRDLHYSTVEPLEKQTCSTWEASTVPTYEEALNCQPAESAPDYIESNSLKENRPPLYQVVDENNTWHGGRRRSSSDSVLFLNIVPMLESASWDEASIVCDTPPPSYESINLHDG, from the exons ATGGCAACTATTTATTTGCGTCATGGAGTAACCATCACTGGAGCTATCCTATTGGTGACAGGGACACTATGTTTTGCTTGGTGGAGTGATGGCGAGATGGGGGCCACCACATCTAGCAGTGAACGAAAGATCATGCTGCATGGAGAAGCCGGACCAGTGACAAGCTCTTCCTCATCTAATGCAGTGCTGAGGTCcattagcttcttctgctgtGGAATTGGTGGAGTCCTTCTCCTTTTTGGCCTTCTGTGGTCAGCCAATGCTGGAATAGTTTCTCGTCACTATCAGTACCATTTTTCCAGAGACCTTCATTACTCCACCGTTGAGCCTCTTGAAAAACAGACCTGCAG CACTTGGGAGGCTAGCACCGTTCCCACCTATGAAGAAGCTTTGAATTGTCAGCCTGCTGAAAGTGCCCCAGACTACATAGAGTCCAACAGTTTGAAGGAAAACAGGCCCCCCTTGTATCAAGTGGTGGATGAAAACAACACATGGCATGGTGGCCGTAGACGCAGTTCCTCTGATAGCGTTTTGTTCCTGAATATTGTACCGATGCTAGAATCGGCATCGTGGGATGAAGCAAGCATTGTCTGTGACACTCCACCACCTAGTTATGAGAGTATTAACTTACATGATGGATGA